The genomic region AGCACCTGAGCCAATTGCGAATGATCCAGCATTAGCTAACGGTTACTACGTCAAGCCAACCATTTTAGCAGATGTCAAAGCGTCGTACAGAATCGCCaaggaagaaatctttggtCCCGTCATAGTCGTAGGCTCTTTCAAGGACTACAAAGAAGCTTTAGACATTGCCAACGATTCAGACTACGGTCTTGGTTCGGCAATTTTCTCAAAAGACATCGTAACATGTCACAAATTTGCCCAGGACGTGGAAGCAGGTATGGTCTGGATCAACTCTTCTAACGATGTTGACATCAACGTCCCATTCGGTGGTGTAAAAATGTCCGGTCATGGCCGTGAATTAGGTGAATACGGTTTAGCTAACTTCACTAACGTTAAATCAGTTCATGTTAACCTAGGAAGAAAGTTGTAATTTTTGTAAGTATAGTATGCCAATTGCATTATGTATTACATTTATCCAAACCTAAAAATACGATAAAGAACATTCGCCAAACACTACAATATAAAGGGTTATCACTCTACAATATGGGGTTATACCGCCTAGTTCAGGAATCACAGGTAACTGATGCTTTCTCAACGCCTCTACCCAATATCGACTAAGCCTGATCCACTAGTCAACAATCACATACACTCCTTACACCACATACAGAGCGGGTCATCCGATACGACAATCCTTGAATCAATGGCAAGGTTTAAGAAAACAAATGCAGTTTACCTACTGAGTTAAGATAATGTGACAAGAAAGATTAAGACCACTTTGTTACGAGTTTCGGATCAACTACCGTAAGAAAACACCAAACAGTAGATTggaatatttttttgtgtGAAAGGTTACTCAGCTATATTTAGTTCTTTGCAGGAAGCTCAGATTTCTGGACTGCTGGTTTTCCCTGTAAcattatttgattttggtttcGGCTTTATTTTTGTGCATCTAGTTCTGATCAGGTTTGAAGAAACGAGCGTGGTTATACTACTTTTGAAATCGGTCCTCAGTACTCACTGCAAGCCAACTGATTAGTGAATTATACTATCGTTCTCTCAGGATAACTTATTTTGCATATTTGGTGATCTTTTAGGTCTGTTGCTTGCGCATTTTCAGTTGAATTCAGGAAATAAGCCACTGTGAACAATCCCTTTATTCGCcttttgaaaacagaatCGAATCCATATATTGGACTATCATTATTGTCATTAAATAATTGAAGCCATGGATAATTTTGACTATAACCAACCGGATTTCCCACATTTCCAACCAGAATTTGATCCCTCAAACACATTTTTGGGAGATCAGGAACAGCTTCAAGACAAACGAATTAGTTCAGGAGAGTCCGGATATGGCAACCAATCTGGTACTTTAATGAATGCCTCGGACGGAGTTGAGATGTTTCAAGGAATACCTTCAACTCTAGCTAATGAGCACAATACACAGGTAGAACATGATGACGATCATGATTCAAATCATGAAACGCATCACtcttcctcctcttctAGCAAACCAAAATCTAAGAGAACAAGAGCAACTGGTGAAGCTCTAGAGATTCTTAAACGTGAATTTCAACTTAATCCAAGCCCCAACGCGCAAAATAGGAAAAGAATATCAGAGATGACGGGGCTTCCTGAGAAAAACGTGCGGATATGGtttcaaaacagaagatCAAAGTATAGAAAATCAGATAAACGTATGAACGGGCCAGGAGCCACTGACAACACAACTCTAGTTTCTAGTTTCGAATTCGACAAAATTCCACTTGCAATAAATTCCAGCTATTATTTCATTGacatttcttctcttacCGTGGGTTCATGGAAACGTCTTAAGAGCGGTAATTTAAGAAGTGATTCACTACCACAAATACAAAAGctatcaaatctttcaccaatttcCATCAATACAATAATGGCTAACGCTACAGATCTCATGGTActgatatcaaagaagaattttgagattaattatttttttaGCGCTATTGCTAATAACACAAAGATATTGTTTCGTATTTTCTTCCCCATAAACACAGTGGTTAACTGTTCGTTATCATTGGATAACACTGAATCGTTGAAAGGTGATGCTAAAAATTCGAATTCTCCTTCGAGCTTGGATGGtaataatgatacaaaCTCTTCCAAACTTGCCGAGTTGAGATTATCGCTTTCTAAATCTCCCAAATTTGCAGTATATTTCTCAGAAACAATCGATGATGCTTCGAGTAATCAATGGTCGATTTGCGAAGATTTTTCCGAAGGAAGGCAAGTAAATGATGCTTTCATTGGAGGCTCTAATATACCCCACGTTCTAACCGGATTGGACGAATCATTAAAATTcatgaattctttgattcttgaTATGAACAGTACAGAACATTTCCCACCCACAACTCAACTCCAACATGGCATAATGCATTCTATGCCCCCAACTGATACGCAGTCAACAGCATTAAGATTTAATGATGACCCCAACCTAATAGCACATGATACATCAGCAAATCCTTCTCATAATAGTCAATCGTCATTTTTAACAACAAATGATAATTTTACCTCTATgacttttgataatttttcttccaacatCCCTAAGACTCCTGATTTCCTAAATTCTACTAATCTCCAGGAGGGTCAAAGCATGTCTACCTTGCTTTTCCAGGATCAACACCCAAACGGATCAAGccattgaatttttttgttaaTGCATCATACTATTTCATACTTTCTACGTGACCAATTATGGATTGATATATCGCTCTCAGAAGTGCATTGAAAATGGCCATTATTGCCGGATCAACACTATGATATAAACCTTGCTAACTTTGCTGCCATTACATCATGGGATTATTCTGTAATACCTCTGTAACTTAATATTTTCTTAATTGTCAATAATTTAACCCATTTCCATGTTTTATTGATCCTCTACTTTCATTTATCCaattgtatatataatacTTTACGTAGTTGCTACAAACTGATTTGCTATAGTGTTGTCTTCAACATTATGctcttcgtcttcatctgcCGAGTAGTTCGGTGGCTCTGCTGGAAGAGAATGCATTGTAATGGACTCTACAGGAATATCGCTTGCGACAGATGTGCTGAATTCAAAACCTGGTGGTGGCGGTAAAATGTTACCAGATTGATCTGTAATTTGTTCGTTTATCGAGTCACTTGTAATACTCTCGCTGTCAGAgacatcatcttcaaaagcGCTCTCTAACAAAACATCCTGATCATAATCTTCGTAAGATGGTGGAGGTAATTTTATGCCAGCATTTTTAGAGTATCCCCACTTTTTTACATTTGCTTCGATGTAAACGAAACCATATGTTCCGAAATTAACGTGTATTTTACAAGGAATGTTGGAGCCCACAATTGGGTAAAGATATTTTAGTTTCCATCCCTTTATGTGGCCACCGACTTTCTTCTCATTTAACTTTTTACCATTGTGAGTGAAAAATATCGTACCGCTTCTTGTTCTATACCCAATGCCGATAACATCACCCTTTTCAAACCTAGGGAACAGGGTCTGTAATTCTGCCGACATTGGAAACGATGAGTTCATCCTTCTACAACCATCGCTATCATAGGAAATCGAATGATGATGCCGTCCAGGTAATCTGAAATATGGGTATGGTGACGTCGAAAGCCCAATGGAAATCATCTCGTTATCACTTAGATGGTTTTTACCttgattcaattcaaatattttaCATTCGTAATAGTACACTTTATTCAACCTTGGTATTGGTAAAGTGGTCATCACAGACGCGTCATAACTGAAATTTAGA from Kluyveromyces lactis strain NRRL Y-1140 chromosome D complete sequence harbors:
- the PHO2 gene encoding Pho2p (similar to uniprot|Q755L6 Ashbya gossypii AFL202C AFL202Cp and weakly similar to YDL106C uniprot|P07269 Saccharomyces cerevisiae YDL106C PHO2 Homeobox transcription factor regulatory targets include genes involved in phosphate metabolism binds cooperatively with Pho4p to the PHO5 promoter phosphorylation of Pho2p facilitates interaction with Pho4p), whose translation is MDNFDYNQPDFPHFQPEFDPSNTFLGDQEQLQDKRISSGESGYGNQSGTLMNASDGVEMFQGIPSTLANEHNTQVEHDDDHDSNHETHHSSSSSSKPKSKRTRATGEALEILKREFQLNPSPNAQNRKRISEMTGLPEKNVRIWFQNRRSKYRKSDKRMNGPGATDNTTLVSSFEFDKIPLAINSSYYFIDISSLTVGSWKRLKSGNLRSDSLPQIQKLSNLSPISINTIMANATDLMVLISKKNFEINYFFSAIANNTKILFRIFFPINTVVNCSLSLDNTESLKGDAKNSNSPSSLDGNNDTNSSKLAELRLSLSKSPKFAVYFSETIDDASSNQWSICEDFSEGRQVNDAFIGGSNIPHVLTGLDESLKFMNSLILDMNSTEHFPPTTQLQHGIMHSMPPTDTQSTALRFNDDPNLIAHDTSANPSHNSQSSFLTTNDNFTSMTFDNFSSNIPKTPDFLNSTNLQEGQSMSTLLFQDQHPNGSSH
- the EAR1 gene encoding Ear1p (similar to uniprot|Q03212 Saccharomyces cerevisiae YMR171C Endosomal protein of unknown function mRNA is targeted to the bud via the mRNA transport system involving She2p), which gives rise to MNLSLVARHGHKSKMAHKHHGDSAHVSEGPSDPDVDMDLIVFTMMFMFLSYLLSILVYFVTRWLVKRLFTARISLHEEGTMNGGQSDLSEDRYLDDESEVKEFLQNLSPKEQFYYKQGEEYVKQNPPLLVPYLPNDPENREEVIPDPIVNEQTLQFIEEEGAAAWEFQADPNLPNDTVMIQERTELTFLNFSYDASVMTTLPIPRLNKVYYYECKIFELNQGKNHLSDNEMISIGLSTSPYPYFRLPGRHHHSISYDSDGCRRMNSSFPMSAELQTLFPRFEKGDVIGIGYRTRSGTIFFTHNGKKLNEKKVGGHIKGWKLKYLYPIVGSNIPCKIHVNFGTYGFVYIEANVKKWGYSKNAGIKLPPPSYEDYDQDVLLESAFEDDVSDSESITSDSINEQITDQSGNILPPPPGFEFSTSVASDIPVESITMHSLPAEPPNYSADEDEEHNVEDNTIANQFVATT